The genomic window TAGCGTTTCTAAAGATGGTAACAGATCGTCGCATGTTGCTAACAATAGTAACAGCTCACATGATGCTACTAATAATAGTTCCTCTGATGAAGATCGTAACAGTCAAACTGAACCTGTTAGAAGAGTAAAGATCATCAAGACCCAAACATCTAAAGCTAGAACTAGTAATACTGTATCATCATCTGATGATCAGATGGTCAATACTGAATCAAGAAAGATCAGCACTGTGTCAAGAAAAGTCAATACTGGGTCAATAAAAATTAGTACTGGGTCAAAAATCACCCCCGAGTCAAAGCAAGCTATTAAATTAGATCAAATTAAAGTCAGGTCTGGATCGACAACTGATGGGTCAACTCAGATCAACGATGAGTCAAGGACTAATACTGAGTCAGAAATCGATTCTTTGTCTACGAAAGTCAACCTTGAATCAACCAAAGTGAGCAATGCTAACACTGAGTCCTTGAAAGTCAAGCCCACATCAACACAGAAGGGTAGAATCATCAAGATCAAAAGAAGGAGAACAAGTGAACTTGATGGATCATCAACAACGTCAGCTGGTATGGAGAATATAGTATTGGAACAGAGTTGTGAGAGGATATCTGATCATCCAGAGGAGTCCAGATCTCCAGTCTTCATTCCTGAGCCAGATGCAAGAACAATGCTGCAAGCAATGTTAGTATCATATAGCTAACTAACTACTCAAGGGTTTAGTTTGTAAccaatacaagtataagaaaaaattaggaattttaaattagggTAGGGATAGTGTATAGTGTTGCAAtattcacagtagggatattcactttctattgttttacagtatttggacattacgtactactctgatccagcttgtttcagtactttttattgcagcactatacactgtccctactctaatttaaaattcctaatttttcttatacttgtttgtgaagttttttttttgcaagctcatgaccactaaatagcctgcttttcacaaaaccataACCCAGTAATTTACCATAACGACAATAATctacataagtgggcgtggctcatgaaagaagcagggctatgcTATAACGTAGAGTAacatgtccacatttaatttagcacatagggtcagacccgaataattgTATACACTAAACCACTAAATAATAACAAGACAACCAAATATGATAAATACAGTTTAAATAAGTagttagttacaaagaaagtaAGTATTACAATCCATACAACTATTCTAAACAGTCTCCTTATTGAGTGTTCTTTTCTTAGGCTAGATTTATCCCAAATCTTGTATcatgtgtatacacacataGTGAATCACACCACACTTCTGAAAAACAGTCGACTATCATCTTTGACTGTCTaagctgaaaaacagttgactGTCATCCTTGACTGTCTTAGCCAATCTATAACAATTAATCTAGTGGGATTCAAAATGTTACTACCAACTCAAGGATCCATGAAACCATacataatagacacccctacctggattggaagcacacatatagtgcccatacaaaagtacgcCACTCCGTGTTTCGCACCTGAAGTTTGAAACACTCTCACTcgaagattctgttttactgtctggatacagcTCGGTTGTTGtaactagtaagtttagtagattgtttcttgggtgatgattggcctactactggtataggcgTTCTCCGTATAAAAAGTATTTgcacatgtttgtgaaaatggtgCGGTGAACAAGTCTAGTTTAAGGATGATGCTTATTAGTTACTAGTGCTACGTATACTGGTATGGGTTTCATGGTCAGTTTAGCCAAGTTCACAAATCCCACCTCTTGTATCAACCTTTCGCATttgtcaaacttctagctaatacacatcaatacacccactatgaataggccaaaccttatattccaCAGCGGTGCACCTTCTACtcaccagtaagcaaaacatgtGTTTATAAAATCTATACTCCCGGTTCTGTGTAGGGTGCGGAGCGTGGATAGATTAGATGGCACTTAGAAGTTTCCAAGGATGTCTATTAtttacaagtatttcaaaatttttgaatttataactagagtggggaccatagcacatcgataaaaagtattgaaacaagctggagtagtgcacgatattaaatcacagtaaaacaataagaagtgtcatagctggagtagtgcacgatattaaatcacagtaaaacaataagaagtgttatgacacttcttattgttttactgtgatttaatatcgtgcactactccagctaacacttcttattgttttactgttatttAATGCcctgcactattccagcttgtttcaatactttttatcgatgtgctatggtccctactctagttataaattccaattttttttttgaaatccttgtttgttaactttttgtcaATAATACTATGATAGGTGAAgcatactgcatttgaaatTGTGcagcgccccagctatatcgtctgaaaagtgaagtatccattacgcttcattgtcagctatgttcaacctgttacacagtagtacgaatcaagaactgttcgaaaagcatctctgtaactcgcgcatactgaaagaaagggTTGGTGCCACGTGCCCTagttatataaattatcgtctgaaaagtgaagtatccattacgctttgttgttggctatgttcaacccattacacagcagtatgaatcaaaaactgttttaaaaacatctctgcaatcgaagtagccactatgaaaaatacgacGATTttcattacaaagggaagctaccaccaaatcgacacttttcactgtcagcaaagatgaatgggacacaaaggaggacactggtaagtccatgaagaatgcattgtacatactgcaaaggcacctctcgggctgaagcaacgtcaaacagtgaaaatatcaagtccgtagtcttagccgttatcgagttacgcttgtctgaaggcatcaggcagtcagtagaaaattccgttgaataaaaattttaaaattttgtggtaacttgttgaaagcgtttcagatcgatctgaaagctagtttgggcttagtttcctaaccgatactgcctcatcgtcgtctgggaaaattgaggctgttttttttgggtgatgttattttgtgggccatgcctactcctttgtggtccctcaTCTTTTCTGATAAGAAAAAAGAGACTTTGTAGCAATATGTAGTATGTGAAGGGACCTCTGTGGGCATGCCTGTATTAGGTAGGCTCATTGTACTATAAAACACTTGACAGAAGTAGTAGCACATTAGAATTATACTGAAAGCATGTCAAATCTGGTTGTAGTGGTGAAATAAATTATAATTCACAGCCCTATTAAAAGGTACTTACTTGTGAGCTATATCCAGTCCCTCCTTATATGGGTGTTCTAATAATAACATGATGTTTATTTGTAGTGAGGCTGAGAAAGCATTACTACGGCGACACAGTGAtggggatcacatgatcaacctAGACGACGAGATGGACCAGTTGTTAGCTGAAGATCAAGTGAATTTATTAGAAGCTGATCTCACTAGGAACGATGATGACTTGCTATTGGAAATGGAGAATTGTATTAACTAGCAATGGATTTATAAATATCTGCTCTatatttgaaatattttattattCTGTACACTTGAAGTACTTGTTGTcaattattagaggtgtaccaataatcagatcaattattattaacactttacagtgaccagcacaggtctgacagcaacatgtgctgcagccttaggattacctaacctaatttcagggacttagacttaatgacttgacttactgataATTATtggctatacagtggaacctctctaatatggacattttgggaccacCAGAATTTTTGGTTatgtagaggttttcctcttttagaggtaaaaatgtattaatCAGATCTGTTGggacaaaaaaaaaatgtcattATGGAGGTATTTTCTATTGTGTCCATAAGAACacaattttatccttgaaatatttagacctccatatatagtctaatacagtTTGGGACTgtttgcaaaaaaattattttttagcaacattgctgaacctcgaaatatttaggctatacggtaactgattggctatatcataATCATATCATcaccttgttatatcgataGTATCGATATGTTGTGGTAATATtactattgtgtccttaattcagggagtttgttagtgaggtttcactgtattggcCTATATCTGGTCAGcaacttgtgtaaacaacaattaatatgtataatttgtaaacatatttaTGGCCACCTGTCTGCTAGCAATTCATGTGATCAactatcagtgttgggagtaatgcgttatgtaatattattacttttgtggtaacaaagtaattaatgaaatacgctataaaaacaggtaatataactcaagttactttacttacaaatgtaacatgttacctaagtaatatagttactgtaacgagtctaatattacataatattattactacaagtaacgaagttactaatctcgttagtaatccactgagtaatgcctagccacaatgaagtaatgaagactactgaatgaagcttattcaccagcttcttacttataatcaagattgcacattgtccaacaacgcaatcatgtcacgtgataaggtggtagtttcacacgtgacagcttaaggctgtggacacaaagtgatataatatgtaatattattatagttactttattttatgggtaatatgtaactgtaactaaatagttcagctgcaagtaatatgtaactagttacttttagaagtaacttgcccaacactgtcaaCTGTTGACACTAAGTGAATTTAGAAAGATAATTGTCAGGAGTCAATTTAAATGTTGTCATAGTGATATGGACTTTAATGATGTGATGAGAACAAGATGGCTGTGTCATTTGGGGGGATTTACAActtatggagaaattgttttgatcgacCATATTGCAACCATACCAGGGAAGGAGCTAGATATTGAACTCTAGCAGTAGATATGGTTACaagacaatacaataaacaatttgtatCATACTGGACAATTTTTGAGATAATTTGTTTTGCAATACCCGGCCATATTCTATTGGTCAGTATCTTTGCTGGTACATTAATCCCCCAAATAACATAGCCATCTTGTGCTcatgacatcattgtggataaagtcctcACACAGGATAGTGATACTGGTGTACTGATAGGAGATTTAGCCAATATTGAAATTGGTGATGTTTATGGTTACCAAAATTTCAAAAGTATTTTATAAAGTTGTCATTTTTGTGTTATTGTCATGAAAACAATAACATCATGATCAGTAAAATAATCTGCTAATAGTTGCTGATACTGGTACATCACTAACATAGGATCTGTGCTCGTTGTCTGGTGTACAAGCAGACTATCACATGATTCGTCAAGTGATGTAGTAAAAGTTGTCGGTACATCTCTACCTGTTAGAATTCTACCATGAAGAGTAACCCCAGTATAGCCCATACTAACAGATAAATGTTTTCCTTTGTGGAAACAGATCTAGAGGAACAACTGAAATGTGTGGGGGAGGGCTCAAGGACATGTTGTGCTTCAGTAactaccgtaaatcaggaaTATTTCGGCATAGAAAATTTTtgtctattaaaattttaacGCAACATTTTCGTCACTGGCATAATTGACAaaaaaatttgatggaataactacacatttaatattaacttttcctgatttacggtacAGGACATGTTCCCTGTACACTTTTTCAACCATAGTTTTAGGTATTAATTTAATGTTTATTCATACACTAATAAGTACATATTATCCAGTGTTGTCACCTGACTAGTATCACTGTAGAGTATTACAAGACAACCTGTAGTTATCTTActaatcaacagtgagacactaagAGATGGTTATCTGCCATCAGTGACATAGTTGTTGACATACTGACATAACTGTTGTTTCCATGGACACAGAACTTGCTCCAGCTAACTCAGGAGTAGCAGCAGTATTCTGGTACAATGAGTCACCACCTGATGACTAAATATGGTaaaataatatgaacaattagTGTATATGTGTGAACAGTAACTAAAGTGTACAAACAATTAGTAGCTTGAAGCAAGTTTGTACCACACATCAAAACCGACTTGTTATCACTCAATATGTTTTTGCAGTGtaggagtgtataaacagtggaatggcaGAATACTGGaatcaaattttaaaaattcaatatcatttttacatccaaataagtacaactcctcttGCTTAAGTAAGAAAATGAATAGGATTTctcttgaagtcagctcttttatcATACTCCTCCTCActacaacacttgtatgacttatgaCTCAATACTTTACAACTTGTCTGAAACTAATTGTCTTAATgaaggttcagttcagtgtgcgACGTAGCACGGCACAACAAACTTTGGTTTAAAATTTGTTTTCTGACATAactgtggataaggctcattataAACACTTACAATATGGTCCCATTTACTTTAGAATACTTTACTCAAAGATTTTCACTTATCCTCCTAGTGGCTAGTGGTAACAGTgtatgtacttttacaatgtatacatgtaatcagctagctagctaacttttatcatttgggaacaagggttaagtcaggagtcttcttgcCGAATATTCCCTGTTATTGTGCatgttacagtacattacactAGTAAACTTGAGGTGAAGGATAAAAGAGCTAACTTCAAAGGGAACCCTATTTATTTGCATACTTAAGGGAGacgagttgtacttatttgggtGATAGTGCTTAGTGTGGGAAAGACAAGTGCTGTGTTATCATGTGATCCATAAGAGTGTTTCAACTAGAACCACCTGGACTACAGAAGTTTTTAAGTTGCTTGCGAAAAACGCAACGTGTCACGTGAATTTTCATAAAATATCACGTGCTAAATACAAATCCCAAATTGTGTGCGATTATTTGAACAATTGCAAGCTACTGTTAGCTAGATAAATAGATGCCACGATTGATGTATTATAACATTAGCATTGTCTAATGATCTGATGTGGAGGGTAGTGTGGCTACACTACTACAAGAAGTTAGTAATTAATGAGAGTAGTactatagtgaaacaagatacatTGAGCACATACAGTTAGCTATCATGTACAACTAACTAATGTGAATGGAACTGCATACCTGAACATGCATAGGTATGTTACGTAAATGCTGTTCACTGACACAAGGAATCTAACTGACCAAGTAGCATATTCCTTCGCTTCTCAAACTGGTCGGTGGTTATTGCACCACGTTCAAACATCCAGTGTGCCAGGTCAATCTGGCTCAATAAATTGGCTTGGTAATCAATTTTCTTTCCAGGTGAAATTCCTAAGTTACTAGTACTATCTTGGTTCTCTTTCATTGTTGACTCTGGTCTACCATTCCGTGATTTAACAGTAAAAGCTGATGCCACTGAATCGGCCATTTTAGTGAAAGCACTAACCATGGTATTCACAGAAgaatattaaatttttactGCCTTTGCCTTCTCATTGTTCCAAATTGATCCTGCTGGTGGGCTACTCCTTAATATTATCCCCATTCACATAATGTATCCGTGCAGAGGAGACATAGTATCCAACATCAAACTGCAAATCAAAGGATACTACGTCTTTACCAAGCTGTTCCAGTATCTCTTCTTTAAGGTGTCTCAGATCACATGTTGCTTCAACACAGAGACTCAGCATATAAGTTTTGTAATCCCGCTTCTTTAGTGGGTTTATCACTCTTATTGGTATTGCAGCATTACAGGTCGCCTTGGTTGCGGCTGTCACAAGAGGTACCCTTCTTGGTACTCCTGGGGCACTGACAGTCAGCACATTTGATTCCCAGTCACAGAATTGTATGTACTGATGTTACTTACGCTAACAGTCGAGCTAACTGTAGGGAAAACCAGTTTAAACTGCTCAATGACTTCAGGTTGATTTCTGCCAGGAATGCTCTTTAACATGGCTTTAAAAGCAGGCTCCATATTTGGTCATGTCAGTAAAATCACGAGAGTGGTCACTTGTGTACTCGTGTGTGCaaatgtttttttgttttttttttgcaagcaacctgaaatctactgtatatagtttGTACCAAATATAGGCATGTTACtaattatagctacagctacatTAATAATAAGGGGTATATTCATCATCCCTGCATCATTATTGATCCAGCTAGATTAGGGATATGTCACTATTAATAATTGGTCAGCTAGTTTGTAAAACGACCCTACAGTGACTACCAGTAATACCTCTTAAAGCAGGGAACATGAGTGCATATTTCATTTAAATACGGAACTGAGTGTCAGTACGCCTCACTCCAGTTTCGTAGCTCCAAGAAGACAGCCAAAAGTGAAGATAAAAGCAAGGTGCAGAGGACAAGCACTCGTTTGAACCCTTAAAGGCACCAGCCACTGTGAGCTGTGGCTTGACATATGTAGCCTTGGAGCTGGAGTGAACATAACCGATTAAAGGTAGCCGGACTATTATGAAATAGAGTTGTGTGTGACATCATTAGCTCATGTGAGCTTAGATTAAATAGTGTGTTCTCTCTAATGACTAGTCTACTGATTGTCATCTACacatgtgtcatttgtgtacaaagtgacctgtctaatgtagccacctgtttagtaaggtcactgtgtaataaggtcacctgtgtaataaggtcacctgtctaaaccagTCAACTCAACGACccccaaatgtgtcatttgtgtacactgTCTAATGTAGCCACCTGTTTAATAAGGCTAACTTGAAAATCCTAGATATTTGGGTTTAGCTGGTTTAGTATACTATATGTTATAGTCACCAAACTAAGGAAGTTCAAATCACTACTTTCAAACACAATACACTTCATGGTCTCACCTTCGAGTTAAAACATTAATGGAGACATCGCTAAACGATTTTCTCGCAATACTCTCGTCACCCTCTGCCCTTTCAGATCAATCAAGTACGTGACGTGTCAGCTGCACCATGCTGTACAACCTTCATTTGAATTCAAACCACACGTGATTCATGACGCATGCGTTATAGCAAGGGTGTGGCATTTTTTACGAAAGGGCGGGGCAGGTATAAGGATTTGACCACAATGAAATGATCATTCCCTGGTGTGTATAGAAAGTGTTGTCTACTGAATATTAACATCCGTCACTGAGGCTGCGTGGGTATCGCTGATCATTAAACAGTTCATTCATCAGTACTATAATGGCCGTCAACTTCACTGTTATACCTGATGGGAAATCAAGTAAGTGTTGGAACAATACCTATTACTTGTCGTGAGGATACAATTTTTGTTAGAGGTGCTTGTCTTTCGTAACCCGAGACACTTAGGGGCGGGCGcagataatttaaaaaaaacgcAAAATAACTTATACAGATTACTTCGCTAAAAATAAATATAAACATTCATATAATATTCTCTCCAAAATAAATGCATTAAGTGTTTCCTTGTCActtgctcccccaggaaatgaTAGACCAGATTGGCGTGACCTAAACATCAGTGTGATTCCAAAGTTTGCAGCTCACTGGGAGGTTCTTGGTTCAATCCTTGGGTTAGAAGAACATGACATTGATGTCATTTCTAAAGACAATGCTAACCGATCAATTGAAGGATGTACGGTTATGATGAGGAAATGGCTTCAGAGTGTTGACCAACCAACTTGGGGTAAACTGGATGATGCTATCAAACTCCTGACAGGTAGGATGAAAAATTAAAATCAGTAACATTACATATGTCATGACAGGACATGGTGAATTCTCTTCTTACCTGAAGACCAACTACATCAAAACAAGGTTCCTTGTTGAAGATGATCAGTGGCCACCTGAACAACCTAAGCACTTCACTCCACTTGTCCTGGTCCATCAAGAAGGTCGACGATCTAAGAAAGAGACCACTGAAATGgcttcagctacaatgaaaggTAAAATTGAACAATACCTTTCAACAACTGGTAGTAAAACTACTAAAGATCTACAAGAGGTTCTCTCCCAATTAGAACAGTCATCCAATAGTGAACAACCACGTACCCTCTTAGTAGAAGGGTCTCCTGGTATAGGCAAGTCAGTGTTACTGAAGCAAATCTCATACCTGTGGGCCAGAAATGAATTATTGACAAACACTGGCTTTCTATTTCTTCTTCACCTCAGAGATCCTGCTGTACAGGAGATGAAATCACTTGAGTGTCTTGTCCGCCACTTCTACAACCAGGACAAGGAAGCTGAATCTCACTTACTACAAGATGGTGGAAAATCTGTCACTGTTCTCCTTGATGGCTACGATGAGTTGCCAGCTAACTTGAGACAAAACAGTTTCATTGCTCGTTTGTTGCAACATAAAGTATTACCAGCTAGTGCTGTAGTGGTCTCCTCTCGTCCTCATGCCTCAACACGTCTTCGTAACAATGTCTCTTGTCGAGTAGAGATATTAGGCTTTTCTGAAGAAGACCAAACTCATTTCATTCAACAATCACTAGAGGGACAAGAAGAGAAAATCTCACATCTTAGCAAATATTTTACCACTCACCCCACCATTGCTAATCTGTGCTTTGTCCCCTTCAATATGACAATCCTTCTGTTCATCTATCAACAGGCTGCTCTCCCGACTCGCTCTTCTGACCTGTACAAGTTGTTTATCTGCCTCACCATCTGCAGACACCTTGCTAAGTCAGGAATAACTCTGCAAGAAGAGGTCAGAGATCTTAATGGCTTACCACAGCCTCATGCTGATTTCATCAAACAGCTATCGCAATTCGCCTTCAAAGCTTTAAACAAAGACCAGCTAGTATTCTCACTGGCTGAGATAACGGAACACTTTCCAGCAATTGTTGACCACCCTAATGGCTTTGGTCTCCTTCAAACTGTGGAGTATGTTGGTTTGACGAGTAGAACTCGCTCCTTCAACTTCATCCATTTCTCGGTGCAGGAGTTCCTTGCCGCTCACTACATCGCTATCGCTCCATCCGACGAACAGCTTTACATCCTCGAAACGTATTTCTGGAGCGATATCCATTACAATATGTTCAATTTCTATGTGGCACTTACCAGTGGACAAAGCCCATCGTTCAAGCAGTTCCTTCGTAGTGGAAACGAGGCGATCACCATCGATGATAAATTCCTCGAAAATAAACTACAGCGTCTTCGCTTCTACAGAATCTTCTACGAGGCTGGCGATATTTCAACTTGTAAAACTATCGAGGAAAAGTTTACTGATAAAAGAATCAACCTACCAGGCACTCTATCACCTAATAACTTAGAAGATCTAACAACATTACTAACCTGCTCGTCCTGTAGAAACTGGAAGAATCTTAATTTGAACAACTGCCATATTCAAGATTACGGACTCCGATTACTACACCGTAGTCTACACCATTCCAACATCACAATAGATGACCTCTGGTTGCACAACAATGACCTTTCTTCATCGTCAGACAGCTCCCTCAGTGATATCATCATCACCTGTAAGGTGAAAGTGTTGAGTATTAGCAGAAACAAAGCTGTTGGGGAAACACCACACTTCTTCACCACCACACTAACACATCCTTCATGTGTGATAGAGGGACTGTACATGTACTATAACAACTACTCCACCACAAGACCAGTCATGGAGTTGTTCTCTTCACTGAGGGAGAACAAGACAGTGAAGGAGCTGTGGATTAGGGGTAACAACATTTCTGATGATGAGTGTGGTGTGATCTGTGATGTGCTGTGTGTGAACCATACCCTGAGGGTGCTGTATATGAGGAATAACCCAATTACTGGACAAGCCTCACAACTGATCCTGGATGCCCTCAAGAACAATAATACATTAGAACGGCTACACCTACCCTCCTACCCTGAGGACATCAAGAAGGAGATTACATCACTAGAACAAGTTGTTAATGAGAAGAGAAGAAGACGAGGATGTGACGTAGAGCTGAGAATTCTGTTTTACTGATTGTAGAACATTTCTTGTGTTATTACTAAATTGTATTTACCCgacattattgttattatttgatTAAATTAGTTGATTAGATGTTTTGTGGTTAACGAGACATGTTCACTACACCCTCAGGGTATTTCCCTTATTATTAATGATTGGCTGGTTGGTAATGAAGCTATTAACTTAGCGTTGGGCTAGTTGTATTTTAGTGATCAAGATGATGAACTGTGATCAAGTTGATAATCAACAAGATCAATACGATGATCAACGAGATCAAAATGACAATCAACCATTGATCTACTACAATAGTTATCTACTTTAAGTGTTATTACTGGCTAGACTAGCTAGTTGGGTATATTTAAACATAGTAGTTAGGCTCAACAGGTGTAATCCTCTGAAGACAACACTACTAAATATCGTACAAAAGGTTAACTATTGCTATTAAATTGGTCCAAAAAAACACAAAGCAACAAAAACAGCCTCTTTGCATAAATTTCACCAAGATTGTAACGTAAATGATTTCTCTGTAATTTTTAGCATCTCTGAATACTATTGAAATGTTGCACACAACTTTACGAGGTACTCAAAATGCTTATTCTCTGAATGCTAtaccactagggacctgtgagggCGCTTAAATCCTGTGAATACAGAAACATGTAGCTTATTCGAAAATATTAGAATTCACTGAGTGTTTTTTTAACCATTATTACAAGTAGATGAAAAAACAAGAGATAACAATTCAAAAATAGACCAATTTTAGAATTCACTGAGCTGAAACTTTTGTGAACTTTCATTCACAATAATGGACCTCACACATAGCTAACCTGCTAACAGTAGCTACACCCTAAAATTGCATAGAGCTAGCTACAAGTATTAGTTTTGTAGTCTACACATTGTTTAGCATTAATTTGACCTTTTGAAAATATTAAGAAATAGCtacaacatttaaaaaaaaaaacttgataAGCCAATGGAAATTTAAGTTTCTTCACCTTCTTATTTCAGCTAATGTTAACACAGTTCCAAGCTTTAATTGTTTCATTACCAACTAACCACCCTCAAAGTGTAATACTAAACAATTAGCTACTCACCTTAATGTATTCAAACAAACAACAATTATACTATCACTACTAACACTAGTCTAACTAATAGACCTAATAGTAATAATGAACAATAACTCCAACAAGTATTAGTGTAGTAAAACTCCACTAACTTGTACAATACTACCTAACTATACACTTTAGAAAGTTTCTAGAACAAATTTTCAACTTTTTATCCTATTAAACACTTGCTATGTCGCTAGACTAAACTAAACACTCAACTTTTACTAACGTAGTAACGAAAATGAAATCCAGCTGGTTTGTGTTGCTAAGCCCGCTCAAATTAAACTAGTATGACCGGTTAG from Dysidea avara chromosome 2, odDysAvar1.4, whole genome shotgun sequence includes these protein-coding regions:
- the LOC136247682 gene encoding NACHT, LRR and PYD domains-containing protein 3-like gives rise to the protein MAVNFTVIPDGKSRNDRPDWRDLNISVIPKFAAHWEVLGSILGLEEHDIDVISKDNANRSIEGCTVMMRKWLQSVDQPTWGKLDDAIKLLTGHGEFSSYLKTNYIKTRFLVEDDQWPPEQPKHFTPLVLVHQEGRRSKKETTEMASATMKGKIEQYLSTTGSKTTKDLQEVLSQLEQSSNSEQPRTLLVEGSPGIGKSVLLKQISYLWARNELLTNTGFLFLLHLRDPAVQEMKSLECLVRHFYNQDKEAESHLLQDGGKSVTVLLDGYDELPANLRQNSFIARLLQHKVLPASAVVVSSRPHASTRLRNNVSCRVEILGFSEEDQTHFIQQSLEGQEEKISHLSKYFTTHPTIANLCFVPFNMTILLFIYQQAALPTRSSDLYKLFICLTICRHLAKSGITLQEEVRDLNGLPQPHADFIKQLSQFAFKALNKDQLVFSLAEITEHFPAIVDHPNGFGLLQTVEYVGLTSRTRSFNFIHFSVQEFLAAHYIAIAPSDEQLYILETYFWSDIHYNMFNFYVALTSGQSPSFKQFLRSGNEAITIDDKFLENKLQRLRFYRIFYEAGDISTCKTIEEKFTDKRINLPGTLSPNNLEDLTTLLTCSSCRNWKNLNLNNCHIQDYGLRLLHRSLHHSNITIDDLWLHNNDLSSSSDSSLSDIIITCKVKVLSISRNKAVGETPHFFTTTLTHPSCVIEGLYMYYNNYSTTRPVMELFSSLRENKTVKELWIRGNNISDDECGVICDVLCVNHTLRVLYMRNNPITGQASQLILDALKNNNTLERLHLPSYPEDIKKEITSLEQVVNEKRRRRGCDVELRILFY